The following are from one region of the Geoalkalibacter subterraneus genome:
- a CDS encoding YitT family protein — protein MGRRDWSYSVCWNLFLVISGSILQAFAFKGLATAHGFVPSGMFGLAALLQYVTGFSNAGIIYLILNIPMFIFGYLMISKRFLGYSFVSMIVTTLAFMVVNVDFGIENQLYAAVCFGVMVGAGAGIVLRSLGSNGGLDVIAVYLTQRYNIGVGKTYFAFNFVLFSFSFASLDNDLVIASLIAAFVCSVTIEYCLSMFNQRKVCFIISDRNQEIADKVMDHLKIGATFLQGSGAYKKSEKRMLMVVINNIQLKRLEELVFTTDDYALFIVENTFAVIGSTFSRRKIY, from the coding sequence ATGGGTAGAAGAGATTGGAGCTATTCAGTCTGTTGGAATCTGTTCCTGGTGATTTCCGGATCCATTCTGCAGGCTTTTGCATTCAAGGGGCTGGCGACCGCGCACGGTTTCGTGCCCAGCGGCATGTTCGGCCTCGCGGCCCTGCTGCAGTATGTGACCGGTTTTTCCAATGCGGGCATCATTTACCTGATTCTGAATATTCCCATGTTCATTTTCGGGTATCTGATGATCAGCAAGCGCTTTCTGGGGTACAGTTTTGTCTCCATGATTGTGACCACCCTGGCATTCATGGTCGTCAACGTGGACTTCGGCATCGAAAATCAGCTCTATGCCGCCGTCTGCTTTGGTGTCATGGTCGGTGCCGGGGCGGGGATCGTGCTGCGCTCCCTCGGTTCCAACGGCGGACTCGACGTGATCGCGGTCTACCTGACCCAGCGCTACAATATCGGCGTCGGCAAAACCTATTTTGCCTTCAACTTCGTCCTGTTCTCATTCAGTTTCGCAAGTCTGGACAACGATCTGGTTATCGCTTCGCTGATTGCCGCCTTTGTCTGCTCGGTGACCATCGAGTACTGCCTTTCCATGTTCAACCAGCGCAAAGTGTGCTTTATCATCTCGGACAGGAACCAGGAGATCGCCGACAAGGTGATGGATCATCTCAAGATCGGCGCGACATTCCTGCAGGGTTCCGGTGCCTACAAGAAGTCGGAAAAGCGTATGCTGATGGTTGTTATCAACAATATTCAGCTCAAGCGCCTGGAAGAGCTGGTTTTCACCACGGATGACTACGCCCTGTTCATTGTCGAGAATACCTTTGCGGTCATCGGTTCCACCTTCTCGCGGCGCAAGATTTATTGA